One Thermofilum pendens Hrk 5 DNA segment encodes these proteins:
- a CDS encoding substrate-binding domain-containing protein, translating to MDSVDITLPGFNVLVDVKGDTSGVALSLAGNQWFVVDELVHYLNSLGFTVYVETIPPGLVRERALGKALRVGALTVNLRPEIVSLPPQMLAGIPTVDTFEYAESEVAVAYQGKPVEDLCDIRNRRVAIPNPVTEGIGALLRDMYSEACGDYLELITKGSVYLTRIHHREIPELMRHGVVDAGVMWVTEARYWGLPYFAPSTGRRGKLVFALLPWATDKARQLFRQLRSQKVKEIYEKYGFKWIAQP from the coding sequence GTGGATAGCGTGGACATAACGTTGCCCGGCTTCAACGTGCTTGTGGACGTGAAGGGCGATACGAGCGGCGTCGCACTATCCCTAGCCGGGAATCAATGGTTCGTGGTCGACGAACTCGTACACTACCTGAACTCGCTAGGCTTCACCGTTTACGTCGAGACGATACCGCCGGGGCTGGTCAGGGAGAGAGCCCTGGGGAAGGCTCTTAGAGTTGGAGCTTTAACTGTAAACCTGAGGCCCGAGATAGTCTCGCTACCCCCGCAGATGCTTGCCGGTATCCCAACGGTGGACACGTTCGAGTACGCGGAGAGCGAGGTAGCTGTAGCTTACCAGGGGAAGCCGGTGGAGGATCTGTGCGACATTAGGAATAGGAGAGTTGCGATCCCCAACCCCGTGACAGAGGGTATAGGCGCGTTGCTCAGGGACATGTACAGCGAAGCGTGCGGAGACTACCTGGAACTAATCACTAAAGGCTCCGTATACCTAACCAGGATACACCACAGAGAGATACCGGAGCTTATGAGGCACGGAGTGGTAGACGCGGGGGTAATGTGGGTAACCGAGGCAAGGTACTGGGGCCTACCGTACTTCGCGCCGAGCACGGGGAGGAGGGGGAAACTGGTCTTCGCGTTGCTACCTTGGGCCACGGATAAAGCCAGGCAGCTCTTCAGGCAGTTGCGTAGCCAAAAAGTCAAAGAGATCTACGAGAAGTACGGCTTTAAGTGGATAGCCCAGCCATGA
- a CDS encoding DsrE family protein — MPLKVVVQVSDLNSVPQALKSCRNLLSEVPDAVVEIVFHQTAINALVKGKGFDDEIRGFVERGVVIAACRNSMRDRGIRSEDLVDGVTVVNSGVAEIVKKESEGWLYLRL, encoded by the coding sequence GTGCCGTTGAAGGTCGTTGTCCAAGTCTCAGACTTGAACAGCGTGCCTCAGGCTCTGAAATCGTGTAGAAACCTGCTCAGCGAGGTACCCGACGCTGTCGTTGAAATAGTCTTCCACCAGACGGCGATAAACGCTCTCGTTAAGGGGAAAGGATTCGACGACGAAATCAGAGGCTTCGTCGAGCGAGGCGTAGTAATAGCCGCCTGCAGAAACTCCATGAGGGATAGAGGTATTAGGAGCGAGGACCTGGTGGACGGTGTAACGGTGGTGAATTCCGGTGTCGCCGAGATAGTGAAGAAGGAAAGCGAGGGATGGCTCTACCTAAGACTCTAG
- a CDS encoding protoglobin domain-containing protein has product MDSVKRSIVEYAESWSQRSRKVVGISEADIELLRSSWSDANALIDGVVEGFLGRVYEDEEVARLIKEGALSLEELREFCKSHLILVFNGNYDRAHGLWLFWVGLRNLSRGVPVRLDMEFLGFALSELLTRFDDRVKVSLVKAFMWTASVFASAYYASAALSFYLATGVRRELSERLIRQAAEELGRSVEEAISSGSGTPG; this is encoded by the coding sequence TTGGACTCCGTTAAGCGTAGCATCGTCGAGTACGCCGAGAGCTGGTCCCAGCGTTCGCGGAAGGTTGTAGGCATCTCCGAGGCAGACATCGAGCTTCTCAGGTCGTCCTGGAGCGATGCCAACGCGTTGATAGACGGCGTGGTCGAGGGCTTTCTCGGCAGGGTCTACGAGGACGAGGAGGTAGCCAGGCTCATCAAGGAGGGCGCGCTGAGCCTGGAGGAGCTACGCGAGTTCTGCAAGTCGCACCTCATACTGGTATTCAACGGGAACTACGACAGGGCGCACGGGCTCTGGCTTTTCTGGGTCGGCCTCCGGAACCTCTCGCGCGGCGTCCCTGTGAGGCTCGACATGGAGTTCCTGGGCTTCGCTCTATCCGAGCTACTCACGCGCTTCGACGACCGGGTGAAGGTCTCCCTCGTCAAGGCTTTCATGTGGACTGCCTCCGTCTTCGCCTCGGCTTACTACGCGTCCGCCGCTCTCTCCTTCTACCTCGCCACGGGCGTTAGGCGGGAGCTCTCCGAGCGCTTGATCAGGCAGGCGGCGGAGGAGCTCGGCAGGAGCGTCGAGGAGGCTATATCCTCCGGCTCGGGCACCCCCGGCTAG
- a CDS encoding alpha-mannosidase, protein MKLRDAERSLFDLLVASVQRYIPLSVWRLDGREKFLPVRVQAEPGRIYEFVGKARVPSSEHRWFAKFVLSGNATLEVDGRLVGGIDEAHTYFPLDPGLHELRIRASPRGMFGFHDWSLSFEKAFLAEVYWRGFSLALKLLSLVSYLKSLPPDDAVRRRVEGELFDALMSAPVSPSVLQITVALSLLYEGGRSFSRGDLPERYGDYAWLSGVYGAGILGGRLRDVGASSLDDVKRACDRLEPLLSLLEELRKSQEGAGELFIVGHSHIDAAWLWPVQETREKVARTFANVVSLLREYGGPVYAQSSALYYEWVEEDYPELFREIKRLVESGRWIPVGGMWVESDVQLVEGESLARQFLYGQRYFYSRFGRTARIGWIPDSFGFPYSLPQLLVKSGLECFVTHKVLWNDTNEFPYHSFLWRGVDGSTIPVQILLNSYNEMLTPGSVKAYWSRYKQRGEVPFLPYAYGYGDGGGGPTREMLESLDVVKRLPGLPRLRHLEEEEYLARLKASEGSMPVWDGELYVEFHRGTYTTNLQVKELMWRAELALLTAEEVASLASSRTGEGLSARLERLWKTLLLHQFHDILPGSSMKEVYEDAYRDLSMVLREASSLAREALEAYLGGGEGGVAVFNPLPWPRRAIVSLPMGMAPRGAECQESEEGVLVEVELPPAGYRVYSASGGCVDEGEPLRVEEVDGGILLSSGAVEVVVDRDGSLGSVRLLPGGEEVLSRPSNQLRVHFDRPGVFDAWELTDDFLSRWEEARTLSEPRLVERGRLRACVEYVKGFGKSRVTQRVCVYRFSPVVEVKTRLEWFDKGFLVKAWMKPAFKPTAAVFETPYGVVYRSPAWASSIDRAKFEAPALRWVDVSDGARGFAVIAPGRHGYSVREDYVSLSLLKSPTFPNPWSDVGEFETTYYIYPHLGGYEEARVAFVAAELLRQPLAVATAPVERSESFLSVNPPEALLGAFKAAEDGDGYVMRLYNPHRGEVEVEVEVNVPFREAVEVDIPELRVLGRVEVSGGKLRLRLKPFEVKTVKLR, encoded by the coding sequence ATGAAGCTACGCGACGCCGAGAGGTCGCTGTTCGACCTTCTGGTAGCGTCCGTTCAGAGGTACATCCCGCTCTCCGTCTGGAGGCTCGACGGGAGGGAGAAGTTCCTACCGGTACGCGTGCAGGCTGAGCCGGGTAGGATCTACGAGTTCGTCGGGAAAGCTAGGGTCCCGTCGAGCGAGCACAGGTGGTTCGCGAAGTTCGTCCTGAGCGGGAACGCTACGCTCGAGGTCGACGGGAGGCTGGTAGGCGGGATAGACGAAGCGCACACGTACTTCCCGCTGGACCCGGGGCTCCACGAGCTGAGGATTAGGGCTTCGCCGAGGGGGATGTTCGGCTTCCACGACTGGAGCCTGAGCTTCGAGAAAGCCTTCCTCGCCGAGGTGTACTGGCGCGGCTTCTCGCTCGCGCTCAAGCTACTCTCCCTCGTGTCCTACCTCAAGTCCCTTCCCCCCGACGACGCGGTGAGGAGGAGGGTCGAAGGGGAGCTCTTCGACGCCTTGATGTCCGCTCCCGTCTCGCCGAGCGTGCTCCAGATAACGGTGGCGTTGAGCCTCCTCTATGAGGGCGGGAGGAGCTTCTCGAGGGGGGACCTGCCCGAGAGGTACGGGGACTACGCGTGGCTCTCCGGTGTCTACGGCGCCGGGATCCTGGGCGGCAGGCTCAGGGACGTGGGCGCGTCGAGCCTCGACGACGTGAAGCGCGCCTGCGACAGGCTGGAGCCCCTCCTCTCACTCCTCGAGGAGCTGAGGAAAAGCCAGGAGGGCGCGGGGGAGCTCTTCATAGTTGGGCACAGCCACATAGACGCCGCGTGGCTCTGGCCCGTGCAGGAGACCAGGGAGAAGGTCGCGAGGACGTTTGCGAACGTGGTCTCGCTCCTGAGGGAGTACGGGGGACCCGTGTACGCGCAGAGCTCGGCGCTGTACTACGAGTGGGTCGAGGAGGACTACCCGGAGCTTTTCCGCGAAATCAAGCGCCTCGTCGAGTCGGGTAGGTGGATACCGGTTGGGGGCATGTGGGTTGAGAGCGACGTCCAGCTCGTGGAGGGGGAGAGCCTGGCGAGGCAGTTCCTGTACGGCCAGAGGTACTTCTACTCCAGGTTCGGGAGGACAGCCCGGATCGGGTGGATACCGGACAGCTTCGGCTTCCCCTACTCGTTGCCCCAGCTACTCGTCAAGAGCGGGCTCGAGTGCTTCGTGACGCACAAGGTGCTCTGGAACGATACCAACGAGTTCCCCTACCACTCCTTCCTCTGGAGGGGGGTCGACGGCTCCACTATACCCGTCCAGATCCTCCTGAACAGCTACAACGAGATGCTCACCCCGGGAAGCGTGAAGGCGTACTGGTCCAGGTACAAGCAGAGGGGCGAGGTCCCCTTCCTGCCGTACGCCTACGGCTACGGGGACGGGGGAGGGGGGCCGACCAGGGAGATGCTCGAATCCCTCGATGTCGTCAAGAGGCTCCCCGGGTTGCCGAGGCTCAGGCACCTGGAAGAGGAGGAGTACCTGGCGAGGCTCAAGGCTTCCGAGGGCTCGATGCCCGTGTGGGACGGGGAGCTCTACGTGGAGTTCCACAGGGGGACCTACACCACGAACCTACAGGTAAAGGAGCTGATGTGGAGGGCGGAGCTAGCCCTCCTGACAGCCGAGGAGGTCGCCTCGCTCGCATCCTCCAGGACGGGGGAGGGGCTGTCGGCGCGCCTCGAGAGGCTCTGGAAGACCCTCCTCCTGCACCAGTTCCACGACATCCTGCCGGGGTCCTCGATGAAGGAGGTCTACGAGGACGCGTACAGGGACCTCTCGATGGTCCTGCGGGAGGCCTCCTCCCTGGCCCGGGAGGCCCTCGAAGCCTACCTGGGGGGCGGCGAAGGCGGGGTCGCAGTCTTCAACCCCCTGCCGTGGCCCCGGAGGGCTATCGTCTCCCTCCCCATGGGCATGGCGCCGCGCGGCGCGGAGTGCCAGGAGTCGGAGGAGGGGGTTCTGGTCGAGGTCGAGCTACCGCCGGCCGGCTACCGCGTCTACAGCGCGTCGGGCGGGTGCGTGGATGAAGGGGAGCCGCTGAGAGTAGAGGAGGTCGACGGCGGGATACTGCTCTCCAGCGGCGCAGTCGAGGTGGTGGTAGACCGGGACGGCTCGCTGGGGTCCGTGAGGTTGCTCCCCGGCGGAGAGGAGGTGCTGTCGCGGCCATCAAACCAGCTCCGCGTGCACTTCGACAGGCCGGGGGTTTTCGACGCCTGGGAGCTTACGGACGACTTCCTGTCCAGGTGGGAGGAGGCGAGGACGCTCTCGGAGCCCAGGCTCGTTGAGCGCGGGCGGCTGAGGGCGTGCGTCGAGTACGTAAAGGGCTTCGGCAAGTCCAGAGTTACGCAGAGGGTGTGCGTCTACAGGTTCAGCCCCGTGGTGGAGGTGAAGACGAGGCTCGAGTGGTTCGACAAGGGGTTCCTGGTGAAGGCCTGGATGAAGCCAGCGTTCAAGCCCACCGCGGCTGTCTTCGAGACCCCCTACGGCGTCGTGTACAGGAGCCCGGCTTGGGCTTCGAGCATCGACAGGGCGAAGTTCGAGGCGCCAGCGCTCAGGTGGGTCGACGTCTCCGACGGCGCTAGGGGCTTCGCGGTGATAGCCCCGGGGAGGCACGGCTACTCCGTCCGGGAGGACTACGTTAGCCTCAGCCTCCTCAAGTCCCCCACGTTCCCGAACCCGTGGAGCGACGTGGGGGAGTTCGAGACGACGTACTACATCTACCCGCACCTAGGAGGCTACGAGGAGGCACGCGTAGCCTTCGTGGCCGCCGAGCTCCTCAGGCAGCCCCTCGCCGTGGCTACGGCGCCTGTAGAGCGCTCCGAGAGCTTCCTCTCCGTCAACCCCCCGGAGGCCCTCCTAGGGGCGTTTAAGGCGGCGGAGGACGGGGACGGCTACGTGATGAGGCTGTACAACCCCCACCGCGGAGAAGTAGAGGTGGAGGTAGAGGTGAACGTCCCCTTTAGGGAGGCCGTGGAGGTAGACATACCGGAGCTGAGGGTCCTGGGGAGGGTGGAGGTGTCGGGCGGCAAGCTACGCTTAAGGCTCAAGCCCTTCGAGGTAAAAACGGTAAAGCTCAGGTAG
- the yjjX gene encoding inosine/xanthosine triphosphatase, whose protein sequence is MRVVVGVGSANPSKIAGVEKAFKRYFGDVVVKGFRVESGVARQPFSLGEILRGARNRALRALEACGECAFGVGVEAGIFAVDGFYMDTQAAVVVKRGGAEGVGFSSSFAVPPFIVEEILSEGLELEEAVDRHFGTRNVGEGEGFVGLLTRGVVVREDLAEQAVLMALIPVLNEELYFRKSR, encoded by the coding sequence ATGCGCGTAGTAGTTGGGGTGGGCTCGGCGAACCCCTCGAAGATAGCCGGGGTCGAGAAGGCCTTCAAGAGGTACTTCGGAGACGTAGTCGTCAAGGGCTTCAGGGTGGAGTCCGGCGTTGCCCGTCAACCGTTCTCGCTTGGGGAGATCCTGAGGGGAGCTAGGAACAGGGCGCTGAGAGCCCTCGAGGCTTGCGGGGAATGCGCGTTCGGAGTCGGGGTCGAGGCAGGCATCTTCGCTGTCGACGGCTTCTACATGGACACTCAGGCCGCCGTGGTCGTGAAGAGGGGTGGAGCGGAGGGGGTGGGCTTCTCGTCCTCCTTCGCGGTTCCCCCGTTCATAGTCGAGGAAATCCTGTCGGAGGGCCTCGAGCTCGAAGAAGCCGTGGACAGGCACTTCGGGACCAGGAACGTCGGGGAGGGCGAGGGCTTCGTCGGCCTGCTCACTAGGGGCGTCGTCGTGCGGGAAGACCTGGCGGAGCAGGCTGTCCTAATGGCGCTCATACCGGTCCTCAACGAGGAGCTTTACTTTAGGAAAAGTAGATAA
- a CDS encoding molybdopterin-dependent oxidoreductase produces the protein MAALKSVCPRDCYDTCHLAVSLDGGELRVAPDPGFAFTAGFLCPRGAVEARRVFSAGRVLFPYRRAGGKPGRSFERVEWGSALDEVASRLKEVLEEHGPGAVLHLEYAGNMGLLTWYYPQRLWNWLGAARTDYSICSKSGHEALSLHYGLSYGRTPEEAEGSRLFVFWGFNASVSSPHLWAAALRGRRRGSVIAAVDPRRSETALKSDFAVHPRPGTDVALAYGVINYLISEGLYDEDFVERYTVGFEELRREASRWSLSRVSGVTGVGEKDVARLAELYAELKPSTTFIGFGVQKGVNGAEAVRAVSLIPALVGQHRGFYYSNSRRWLVDLAAVTGERHAPPGRVVSQVALAELVERGEFKFIYVYNMNPLLTLPGQGKLRRGLSRSDVFVVLHDTHWNETADYADVVLPAATYLEKDDVVIPYAHGYVAMSRKVIEPLGESRSEVWVTCELARRLGAPEWVCRDPLDVLREALGGALEGSFEDLLAGKTLRLKARRLDEYQTPSGRIELYSRRALELGFSPLPVQGEYDGEGFVLLNSATPLYTHTQFRDVYGPIPAVVHVNPVDAERLGVRDGDLVELYNEHGSVVVKAQVTELVPPGVLWSPRQLVGLDGSPQNSLVPTETQRIGGGPVFNSTRVFARPARVI, from the coding sequence GTGGCGGCGCTGAAGTCTGTCTGCCCGAGGGACTGCTACGACACATGCCACCTAGCGGTCTCGCTGGACGGCGGAGAACTGAGAGTAGCGCCGGACCCGGGCTTCGCGTTTACGGCGGGCTTCCTGTGCCCGCGGGGAGCGGTCGAGGCTAGGAGGGTTTTCTCGGCGGGGCGCGTCCTCTTCCCGTACAGGAGGGCCGGGGGAAAGCCGGGAAGGAGCTTCGAGAGGGTTGAGTGGGGTTCCGCGCTGGACGAGGTTGCTTCGAGGCTGAAGGAGGTTCTCGAGGAGCACGGGCCGGGCGCCGTTCTGCACTTAGAGTACGCTGGGAACATGGGGCTGTTGACGTGGTATTACCCTCAGAGGCTCTGGAACTGGCTGGGCGCGGCGAGGACTGACTACAGCATTTGCAGTAAGAGCGGGCACGAAGCCCTCTCCCTGCACTACGGCTTGAGCTACGGCAGGACTCCCGAGGAGGCAGAGGGCTCGAGGCTCTTCGTGTTCTGGGGCTTTAACGCGAGTGTCAGCTCGCCGCACCTCTGGGCCGCGGCGCTGAGGGGGAGGCGTAGGGGGTCCGTGATCGCGGCAGTTGACCCCAGGAGGAGCGAGACCGCGCTGAAGAGCGACTTCGCCGTTCACCCGAGGCCGGGCACCGACGTCGCGCTGGCGTACGGCGTTATCAACTACCTTATCTCGGAGGGGCTCTACGACGAGGATTTCGTAGAGCGCTACACGGTCGGCTTCGAGGAGCTGAGGAGGGAGGCTTCGAGGTGGAGCCTCTCCAGGGTTTCGGGGGTGACGGGTGTAGGCGAGAAGGACGTTGCGAGGCTCGCGGAGCTCTACGCCGAGCTGAAGCCTAGCACTACCTTCATCGGGTTCGGGGTTCAGAAGGGTGTTAACGGGGCGGAGGCTGTGAGGGCAGTCTCCCTTATACCGGCCCTCGTCGGCCAGCACAGGGGCTTCTACTACTCGAACAGTAGGAGGTGGCTCGTCGACCTCGCCGCCGTCACGGGCGAGAGGCACGCGCCCCCGGGGAGGGTTGTCAGCCAGGTGGCACTCGCGGAGCTCGTGGAGAGGGGCGAGTTCAAGTTCATCTACGTGTACAACATGAACCCCCTCTTGACGTTGCCGGGGCAGGGTAAGCTGAGGAGAGGGCTTAGCAGGAGCGACGTGTTCGTCGTGCTCCACGACACGCACTGGAACGAGACCGCGGACTACGCGGACGTGGTTCTGCCCGCCGCCACCTACCTCGAGAAGGACGACGTGGTGATCCCCTACGCGCACGGCTACGTGGCGATGTCCAGGAAGGTTATCGAGCCCTTGGGGGAGAGTAGGAGCGAGGTCTGGGTTACGTGCGAGCTCGCCAGGAGGCTCGGAGCCCCCGAGTGGGTCTGCAGGGACCCCCTCGACGTCCTCAGGGAGGCTCTGGGCGGAGCGCTCGAGGGAAGCTTCGAGGACCTACTAGCCGGCAAGACCCTTAGGCTCAAAGCCAGGAGGCTAGACGAGTACCAGACCCCCTCCGGGAGGATCGAGCTCTACTCGCGGAGGGCCCTCGAGCTGGGTTTCAGCCCGCTACCGGTGCAGGGGGAGTACGACGGGGAGGGCTTCGTCCTCTTAAACTCCGCCACGCCCCTCTACACCCACACGCAGTTCCGCGACGTCTACGGCCCCATACCCGCCGTCGTACACGTGAACCCGGTGGACGCCGAACGGCTCGGAGTTAGGGACGGGGACCTCGTCGAGCTCTACAACGAGCATGGAAGCGTGGTTGTAAAAGCCCAGGTAACGGAGCTCGTACCCCCGGGCGTCCTCTGGTCCCCGCGCCAGCTAGTCGGGCTGGACGGCTCCCCCCAGAACTCGCTCGTACCCACGGAGACGCAGAGGATAGGCGGAGGACCGGTCTTCAACTCTACGAGGGTATTCGCGAGACCCGCGCGGGTAATTTAA
- a CDS encoding V4R domain-containing protein, with the protein MGHDRTIGGSFRPYHMGRVAIFPEGKPYFFHVVLNPEAYVVVGVLRDILDVFAGEKVPILLFKTSTPPRGSGEDIRVIIAADIKEDREAEKIVAALRRKRFVKEAEYAPPVAPGIGLDAWSYPPVAAGERAIVFREQVFRRLVRFGWEHLGSGYGGILYRTFFEAGREVYENFYKRLGLGKEDLVRLAEEMFRLMGFGILRIVELTNDRMVAQVYDNVECKSLVGIEGAEGTIIRGLLAGWLSGYWGVDIKTVRPKETKCIARGDPYCEYVFRRGSYDEEVRAQ; encoded by the coding sequence GTGGGGCACGACAGAACGATCGGGGGGAGTTTTCGCCCCTACCACATGGGTAGAGTAGCCATCTTCCCGGAGGGTAAGCCTTACTTCTTCCACGTAGTACTAAACCCGGAGGCTTACGTGGTCGTAGGCGTGCTGAGGGACATTCTCGACGTCTTCGCCGGGGAGAAAGTCCCAATACTCCTGTTTAAGACCTCTACACCTCCCCGCGGCTCGGGGGAGGACATACGGGTAATAATAGCGGCGGACATCAAGGAGGACAGGGAGGCTGAGAAAATAGTAGCCGCGCTCAGGAGGAAGAGGTTCGTGAAAGAAGCGGAGTACGCCCCGCCAGTAGCGCCGGGGATAGGCTTAGACGCGTGGAGCTACCCGCCTGTAGCCGCCGGCGAGAGGGCAATAGTGTTTAGAGAGCAGGTATTCAGGCGCCTCGTGAGGTTTGGCTGGGAGCACTTGGGCTCCGGGTACGGCGGGATACTCTACAGGACTTTCTTCGAGGCTGGGAGGGAGGTCTACGAGAACTTCTACAAGAGGCTTGGGCTAGGCAAGGAAGACCTCGTGAGGCTCGCCGAGGAGATGTTCAGGTTGATGGGCTTCGGAATACTGAGGATAGTGGAGCTAACGAACGACAGGATGGTCGCACAAGTCTACGACAACGTCGAGTGTAAAAGCCTCGTGGGGATAGAGGGCGCAGAAGGCACAATAATCAGGGGGTTGCTAGCGGGCTGGCTCTCGGGCTACTGGGGAGTAGACATAAAAACCGTGAGACCAAAAGAGACAAAGTGTATAGCGAGGGGAGACCCCTACTGCGAGTACGTATTCAGAAGAGGATCCTACGACGAAGAGGTTCGGGCGCAGTAG
- a CDS encoding phosphoglycolate phosphatase, protein MARVAVFVDVDWTLTDRERRISSRVVEALERLQREGYFVVLASATAYPIVYGLSRYLPTSGVAVGENGGVVGDGRRLEILGRIDKELVLRVARERLSCCLEDSWQNLFRFVDVTFALRKGVDPGYAVGEARHVFGAMGLEVKYSGVALHVHPPGVNKGVGLRKALEMLGGGFDYVVAVGDSEVDVDMFRVADFSACPAHAPEEVKKEASYVAKAPYSDGFLEIVDVVLRGAGKPAKE, encoded by the coding sequence ATGGCGCGGGTAGCAGTGTTCGTCGATGTCGACTGGACCTTGACGGACAGGGAGAGGAGGATTAGTAGCAGGGTTGTCGAGGCGTTGGAGAGGCTTCAGCGCGAGGGGTACTTCGTTGTTCTCGCGAGCGCGACGGCTTACCCTATAGTCTACGGGCTTTCGAGGTACCTCCCGACGTCCGGGGTCGCCGTCGGGGAGAACGGCGGGGTTGTGGGAGACGGGAGGAGGCTGGAGATCCTCGGCAGGATAGACAAGGAGCTGGTCTTGAGGGTTGCGAGGGAGCGCTTGTCCTGTTGCCTCGAGGATAGCTGGCAGAACCTCTTCAGGTTCGTAGACGTGACCTTCGCGTTGAGGAAAGGCGTGGACCCGGGCTACGCTGTCGGCGAGGCTAGGCACGTATTCGGGGCTATGGGGCTGGAGGTTAAGTACAGCGGCGTCGCGCTCCACGTCCACCCGCCCGGCGTGAACAAGGGCGTGGGGTTGAGGAAAGCCCTCGAAATGCTCGGGGGAGGCTTCGACTACGTAGTGGCGGTGGGGGACAGCGAGGTAGACGTGGACATGTTCAGGGTTGCTGACTTCTCGGCGTGCCCGGCCCACGCCCCCGAAGAGGTGAAGAAAGAGGCTTCCTACGTGGCAAAGGCGCCTTACAGCGACGGCTTCCTGGAGATAGTGGACGTCGTGCTTAGGGGTGCGGGTAAGCCCGCTAAGGAGTAG
- a CDS encoding ABC transporter ATP-binding protein, which translates to MSHATTRELLVVEDLRVYFPVRRTLGEILRGRQRLLRAVDGVSFSLRSGEIMALVGESGSGKTTVARAVVGLVKPTSGRILFDGRDISRLDGRELRSYRRSVQMVFQDPSVSLNPRMKVGEQVKYPLDVNKVGSEDERREAALKALERVGLVPPEDFYSRYPHQLSGGQRQRVAIARALVLNPRLLLADEPISNVDVSARAQILALLKSLRDERSLSILYITHDLSSAWAIADSVAVMYLGKLVEAGPVQEVFSNPLHPYTKALLSAVPSLTPGGAARRRVTLKGEIPSPLNPPAGCRLHPRCPFATEKCRAEEPALAEAGKGHLVACHLYATP; encoded by the coding sequence TTGTCGCATGCCACTACGCGTGAACTACTGGTGGTAGAGGACCTCAGGGTCTACTTCCCAGTGAGGAGGACTCTCGGCGAGATACTCAGAGGGAGGCAGAGGCTCCTCAGAGCGGTGGACGGCGTCTCCTTCTCCCTGCGGAGCGGGGAGATAATGGCGCTGGTCGGCGAGAGCGGGTCCGGGAAGACGACGGTTGCACGGGCGGTGGTAGGGCTCGTGAAGCCCACCTCCGGCAGGATACTCTTCGACGGTAGGGACATCTCGAGGCTGGACGGGAGGGAGCTGAGGAGCTACAGGAGGAGCGTGCAGATGGTCTTCCAGGACCCCAGCGTGAGCCTCAACCCGAGGATGAAGGTAGGAGAGCAGGTGAAGTACCCGCTGGACGTGAACAAGGTGGGCTCCGAGGACGAGAGGAGGGAGGCCGCCCTGAAGGCGCTGGAGAGGGTCGGGCTTGTACCGCCCGAGGACTTCTACTCGCGGTACCCTCACCAGCTGAGCGGGGGGCAGAGGCAGAGAGTAGCGATAGCCAGGGCGCTCGTACTGAACCCCAGGCTCCTCCTCGCCGACGAGCCCATATCCAACGTGGACGTCTCGGCTAGGGCCCAGATACTCGCCCTCCTCAAAAGCCTCCGCGACGAGAGATCCCTCTCCATACTCTACATAACGCACGACCTCTCGTCGGCCTGGGCGATAGCGGACAGCGTCGCGGTCATGTACCTGGGAAAGCTCGTCGAGGCGGGACCCGTTCAAGAGGTATTCAGCAACCCGCTACACCCCTACACCAAGGCGTTGCTCTCCGCCGTCCCATCGCTGACGCCCGGCGGCGCGGCCAGGAGGAGGGTGACCCTGAAGGGAGAGATACCGAGCCCCCTCAACCCGCCCGCCGGCTGCAGGCTACACCCGAGGTGCCCCTTCGCGACCGAGAAGTGTAGAGCAGAGGAGCCGGCGCTAGCGGAGGCCGGGAAGGGCCACCTAGTCGCGTGCCACCTCTACGCTACTCCTTAG